A region of the Enterobacter hormaechei ATCC 49162 genome:
TTGCGCGTGTCGTGGGAATTTTCGTTGTTCCGGTGGGCAGCATTCTCGGGTTCTTTTGATGCCGAATCCATTTTCGGCACTGTTAAAACAAATTGTTTAGCCAATTAACCAATTAGAGTTAACAACAAGGGCCACTGACGGCCCTTTTTACACTGAATGGAGAATGTATGTTTGAGATGACTACTTTATCGATTCCCGGTGTGCTCCCGGACAGACCATTGATGTCCTCAAAAGAAATCTCAAAGCTGACCGGTAAACGACACAGCGACATTCTTCGCGACATCCGTAGCGTGCTGAATGAGCTGTATGCCGACGATTACCATAACGCAAAATTGCGTTATGAGAAAAATCAGTTACTTACAATTGTTGAAGGCATTGTTGTCAACATCGATTACCGGGGAATGGAAGGCGAGTACATGCTCGACCGAAAGCATACCGATGTTCTCATTACCGGCTACTCGTTGAAGTACCGCGCTGCTGTCATTGAGCGCTGGCATGAGCTGGAAATGAGTGTTTCAAGCGGGGCGCTTTACGGTGCCTACCCCAGTATCCCGGAAACCTTTTCAGAAGCACTTCGACTGGCAGCCGATCTTGAAGAACAGCGTGCTGATCTTGAGCGCAAGCTGTCGGTGGCAAGGCCAAAAGCCATTCTCATGGACACCATTTGCGGCACTGCTGATGAGCTTTATGGGCTGAATGAAGCTGGTCGCATTCTCGGAACGTCCGGGGCTGTTCTGGGGGCGCTGATGGACTCGCTGGGTGATGTGTACGTTAAGCGCAAATACACCACTGTTAACCGCCAGTTCCTCAAGATCTTCATTGACCGCGGATATGGCAAAAACGTTGTCATCGGAAACGGACGCAACCAGGCCAAGTTCACCTTTAAAGGACTTTGCTTTGCTGCCGTGAAGCTAATTGCTGCCGGGAAAATTACCGCCAGCGCCATTGAGTATGAGCCTTGTCGTGAGCATGTCGAACGCGAAATGAAGGAATCCAAACGTCTTCATTAACCGTCAGTGTGGGCGTCCGCCTTTACGTAGCGTTTGCCCACCTTTTCAGTCACGCCACAATAACGCCATCGAGAAAACAACTTGTTTAAAAACATAAGGAAAAAACACATGTGCGAAAAATGCAAAAAAACTAATGCCAAAGTTGAAAGCGTGATTAAAAAAGTTGGTGCGGCCGAACTGGTTGAGATCATGGGTCTTGTGGTTGGTCACGAAGACGACGCCTCCCCTATCGACCGCCTTTTCAGCGTTCTCAAGTTCTCAAGCATGATTGATGATCCGATTGAAATTGTGATGCTGGCGCGTCATTTCGGCGAAGCGTATCTGGAAGAGAAAGAACGCGCCGACAAACTTCAGGCAACGCTGGAAATGGTAAGCAAGCCGAAGTGCTCACCGGATTCAGTCAAGGCAGATGAAACCAACGCCAGCAAAGATCGTGAAATCGCCGGGCTGAAGTCTTCTCTGGCGATGTTGCTGGCCGCCTTCAAACTGATGTCTTCCCAGGCTGGGTTCAAAATGCCTGAGCTGAACAGCGACGATCCGATAGCCGTTCGCCATCTGCTGGGGGCAATGGCCGACCAGCTTGACGACAC
Encoded here:
- a CDS encoding Rha family transcriptional regulator; its protein translation is MFEMTTLSIPGVLPDRPLMSSKEISKLTGKRHSDILRDIRSVLNELYADDYHNAKLRYEKNQLLTIVEGIVVNIDYRGMEGEYMLDRKHTDVLITGYSLKYRAAVIERWHELEMSVSSGALYGAYPSIPETFSEALRLAADLEEQRADLERKLSVARPKAILMDTICGTADELYGLNEAGRILGTSGAVLGALMDSLGDVYVKRKYTTVNRQFLKIFIDRGYGKNVVIGNGRNQAKFTFKGLCFAAVKLIAAGKITASAIEYEPCREHVEREMKESKRLH